The following proteins are encoded in a genomic region of Candidatus Cloacimonadaceae bacterium:
- a CDS encoding AAA family ATPase, whose protein sequence is MKQNQLVKISNVVEADQCINYLMNRPKMEMVGLGLIYGRPGLGKTTYAQRMAFQRGYIYLRLEATSTPKSFAVNLLTALYQRFELGSYIPSGTTNNIFSLCMQILDEHEEMVIVIDEIDYAFQQDKLLGAIRDIVDETMTVVILVGMQNAKDRLSQINEYYFDRCNSFYEFKQVDRKDIKLLAKEVLEVEVTEAIVDRIHTAAKGNLRKAMKMMHSIETGGIRMEESPTKIIDLTVAK, encoded by the coding sequence ATGAAACAGAATCAACTTGTAAAAATATCCAATGTAGTCGAAGCCGACCAGTGCATCAACTACCTGATGAACAGACCCAAAATGGAGATGGTCGGACTGGGACTGATTTATGGTCGTCCCGGACTCGGCAAGACCACTTATGCTCAGCGCATGGCATTCCAGAGAGGATACATCTACCTGAGACTGGAAGCCACTTCGACCCCCAAGTCCTTTGCCGTCAATCTGCTGACAGCGCTTTATCAGAGATTTGAATTGGGTAGTTACATTCCCTCGGGAACTACCAATAACATCTTCAGCCTCTGTATGCAGATATTAGATGAGCATGAAGAGATGGTAATCGTGATCGATGAGATCGATTATGCCTTCCAGCAAGATAAACTGCTCGGAGCGATCCGGGATATCGTGGATGAAACGATGACGGTGGTGATCCTGGTTGGTATGCAGAATGCCAAGGATCGGCTCTCCCAGATCAATGAATACTACTTCGATAGATGCAATTCCTTCTATGAGTTCAAGCAAGTCGACAGGAAGGACATCAAGCTGCTGGCAAAGGAAGTTCTGGAAGTTGAAGTGACCGAAGCGATAGTCGATAGAATACATACCGCTGCCAAGGGCAACTTAAGAAAAGCCATGAAAATGATGCACTCCATTGAAACCGGTGGCATTAGGATGGAAGAGTCTCCCACCAAGATAATCGATCTTACGGTTGCAAAATGA